A region from the Paenibacillus humicola genome encodes:
- a CDS encoding phytanoyl-CoA dioxygenase family protein, translating into MNEAVKLEKACTDMEEYLFDLRGYLILENALTPEQLAACNATYDELEQFGSRLEEPIGWMGNVRVRKNTGQQELFLSQLYEAGPVWEELIDHPSWFEKVKHFIGTDDPQNFDGHHGPMFIDENFGTIRGKDGAIRLHSGGDVGTIRTQFRYHAGKFHCGQINILMALTDIGPGDGATMVVPGSHKSNIRHPQAVNIGDENKQYSSVDDVEGAIECHLKAGDALMFVDAIAHGSARRVNEGNRRIAVYRYGPSWGFFRGPLWPSDELLERTTPQRRQILMPHPIPQRPPQR; encoded by the coding sequence ATGAACGAAGCGGTTAAGCTCGAAAAGGCTTGTACGGACATGGAAGAATATCTTTTCGACCTCAGGGGGTATCTCATTCTCGAGAACGCCCTGACGCCCGAGCAGCTGGCAGCATGCAACGCGACCTACGATGAACTCGAACAATTCGGATCCCGTCTTGAAGAACCGATCGGCTGGATGGGGAATGTGAGGGTACGCAAAAACACCGGCCAGCAGGAGCTGTTTCTGTCGCAGCTCTATGAGGCCGGGCCTGTATGGGAAGAGCTGATCGATCATCCGTCGTGGTTCGAGAAGGTCAAGCATTTTATCGGAACTGACGATCCTCAGAACTTTGACGGCCATCACGGTCCCATGTTCATCGACGAAAACTTCGGCACCATCAGGGGGAAAGACGGCGCGATCCGCCTCCATTCCGGAGGCGATGTCGGCACCATTCGAACGCAGTTCCGCTACCATGCCGGTAAATTTCACTGCGGGCAGATCAATATTTTGATGGCGCTTACGGACATCGGTCCCGGCGACGGAGCGACGATGGTCGTGCCGGGCAGCCACAAGTCCAATATCCGGCATCCGCAGGCCGTTAACATTGGGGATGAAAATAAGCAGTATTCAAGCGTCGATGACGTCGAAGGGGCGATCGAATGCCATCTTAAAGCAGGCGATGCTTTAATGTTTGTGGATGCGATTGCCCACGGGTCGGCTCGCCGCGTGAATGAAGGAAACCGGCGGATCGCGGTTTATCGGTACGGCCCTTCTTGGGGGTTTTTCCGCGGCCCCCTTTGGCCAAGCGACGAGCTGCTGGAGCGTACGACACCGCAGCGCCGTCAGATTCTGATGCCGCACCCGATACCTCAGCGTCCGCCGCAGCGTTAG
- a CDS encoding DUF4023 domain-containing protein, which yields MANEPMDTGEFVEHVKKTQRKDEKNREHYGKGTPSAKLPNKQHGNNP from the coding sequence GTGGCAAACGAGCCGATGGATACGGGGGAATTCGTGGAACACGTGAAGAAAACCCAGCGTAAGGACGAGAAAAACCGGGAGCATTACGGCAAAGGCACGCCTTCGGCCAAGCTTCCGAACAAGCAGCACGGCAACAATCCGTAA
- a CDS encoding DUF1540 domain-containing protein, whose amino-acid sequence MAKDVLCEVNSCKYWAPGNECNAKSIYVVSHHGKQASHSEETDCKTFEPKA is encoded by the coding sequence ATGGCGAAGGACGTACTGTGCGAAGTCAATTCCTGCAAATATTGGGCTCCCGGCAACGAATGCAACGCGAAGTCGATTTATGTCGTCAGTCATCACGGCAAGCAGGCGAGTCATTCCGAAGAAACGGATTGCAAAACGTTCGAACCGAAAGCTTAG
- a CDS encoding ABC transporter permease codes for MSETTAGLNGWLKRLSESRFGRRGDGIPAGEEELRRDRRIVSPFWIMVQKEFGDHMRSWRFGILIGIITLACIGSIYAAVTALRAGVKTDQTDTSFLFLQMFTASDGTLPTFTTFVSFLGPLMGIALGFDAVNSERNKGTLSRLLSQPVYRDDFILAKFIASLLLIAVVLFALGFLVMGLGLYTIGYPPTPEEVVRVILFILVAVFYVGFWLNLSLLFSIRFRQAATSALSGIALWIFFSVFYTMITGLIDNATAPDDNAPLPVLLRHANMMLFLNRLSPAYLFTEATGTLLTPSVRSLGPLTQEQVVGAIASPLPLGQSLLLCWPQIVGLVAATIICFGISYVLFMRQEIRSRS; via the coding sequence TTGAGCGAAACAACGGCAGGACTTAACGGCTGGCTGAAGCGGCTGTCGGAATCCCGCTTCGGGCGCCGCGGGGACGGCATCCCCGCGGGCGAAGAGGAGCTGCGGCGGGACCGCCGGATCGTGTCCCCGTTCTGGATCATGGTGCAGAAGGAATTCGGGGACCATATGCGCAGCTGGCGGTTCGGCATCCTGATCGGCATTATTACCCTCGCCTGCATCGGCTCGATCTATGCCGCCGTTACGGCGCTCCGGGCGGGTGTCAAAACGGACCAGACGGATACGAGCTTCCTGTTTCTGCAGATGTTCACCGCTTCCGACGGTACACTGCCGACCTTTACGACGTTCGTCTCGTTTCTCGGTCCGCTTATGGGCATCGCGCTCGGCTTCGACGCGGTCAATTCCGAACGGAACAAAGGGACGCTGAGCCGGCTGCTGTCGCAGCCCGTTTACCGGGACGATTTTATTCTCGCCAAATTTATCGCGTCGCTGCTGCTGATCGCCGTCGTGCTGTTTGCGCTGGGCTTTCTCGTGATGGGGCTCGGGTTATATACGATCGGGTACCCGCCGACCCCCGAGGAAGTGGTGCGCGTCATCTTGTTCATTCTGGTTGCGGTTTTCTACGTCGGCTTCTGGCTTAACCTATCGCTTCTGTTCTCGATTCGCTTCCGCCAGGCCGCGACATCCGCGCTTTCGGGCATTGCGCTGTGGATTTTCTTCTCCGTCTTCTACACCATGATTACGGGACTGATCGACAACGCGACCGCCCCGGACGACAACGCCCCGCTGCCCGTCCTGCTGCGGCATGCCAATATGATGCTGTTCCTGAACCGGCTGTCGCCGGCGTATTTGTTCACCGAGGCGACGGGCACGCTGCTGACGCCGTCGGTCCGTTCGCTCGGCCCGCTGACGCAGGAGCAGGTCGTGGGGGCGATCGCAAGCCCGCTTCCCCTCGGCCAGAGCCTGCTCCTCTGCTGGCCGCAGATCGTCGGGCTCGTCGCCGCGACGATCATTTGCTTCGGCATTTCCTACGTGCTGTTCATGCGCCAGGAAATCCGTTCCCGCTCCTGA
- a CDS encoding ABC transporter ATP-binding protein: MEQPIIELKRLTKKYGEQTAVKGLNLSIAKGEIFGLLGPNGAGKTTTILMMLGLTEPTSGTARVCGLDPARAPLQVKRRVGYMPDDVGFYEDRTALDNLVFTARLNRIPPDDAHDQALQLLDRVGLSDALDKRVGQFSRGMRQRLGIADVLIKRPEVIILDEPTLGIDPEGVRELLQLINDLSRHEGLTVLLSSHHLHQVQQICDRVGLFVQGELIASGDIKSLAEQLDDEGTITVELEASGWTPALSRELAELDGVLEFRGPDAAGNPGDASAAVLVCSRDLTSEAAKAAIDSGAQLYSVRRRQYGLDDIYHRYFEGGGKLERNNGRT; this comes from the coding sequence GTGGAGCAGCCGATCATCGAGCTGAAAAGGCTGACAAAAAAATACGGCGAGCAGACCGCCGTCAAAGGATTGAATTTATCGATCGCGAAAGGCGAAATTTTCGGGCTGCTCGGACCGAACGGCGCCGGAAAAACGACGACGATTCTGATGATGCTCGGCCTGACGGAGCCGACCTCGGGCACCGCCCGCGTCTGCGGGCTCGACCCGGCGAGAGCGCCGCTGCAGGTGAAGCGGCGGGTCGGGTATATGCCCGACGACGTCGGCTTCTACGAGGACCGGACCGCGCTCGACAACCTCGTCTTCACCGCCCGATTGAACCGGATTCCGCCGGACGATGCTCATGACCAGGCGCTTCAGCTGCTGGACAGGGTCGGGCTGTCCGACGCGCTGGACAAGAGGGTCGGCCAGTTCTCGCGCGGCATGCGGCAGCGGCTCGGCATCGCCGATGTGCTGATCAAGCGCCCGGAGGTTATCATACTCGACGAACCGACGCTCGGCATCGACCCCGAAGGGGTGCGCGAGCTGCTGCAGCTTATCAACGACCTAAGCCGGCACGAAGGCCTGACCGTGCTGCTCTCATCGCACCATCTCCACCAGGTGCAGCAAATTTGCGACCGCGTCGGCTTGTTCGTCCAGGGCGAGCTGATTGCCTCCGGGGATATCAAGTCGCTGGCAGAGCAGCTGGACGACGAAGGCACGATTACAGTCGAGCTGGAGGCTTCCGGCTGGACCCCTGCTTTATCCCGTGAGCTGGCCGAACTGGACGGCGTGCTCGAATTCCGCGGGCCGGACGCGGCCGGGAATCCAGGCGATGCGTCCGCCGCCGTGCTCGTCTGCAGCCGCGATCTGACGTCGGAGGCGGCCAAAGCCGCCATCGACAGCGGCGCGCAGCTGTATTCGGTCCGGCGCAGGCAGTACGGCCTGGACGATATTTACCACCGGTATTTCGAAGGAGGCGGCAAGCTTGAGCGAAACAACGGCAGGACTTAA